DNA sequence from the Lagopus muta isolate bLagMut1 chromosome 23, bLagMut1 primary, whole genome shotgun sequence genome:
ACACGTTTTGTTCTGCTGGGTCTGTTCCTGTTCGGGCTGTGATTCACAGCTGTGTAACGCTGCCCACAGCCGCCCTCAGGCTGGAGGTTTTCATCCCAGCCCCGGGGGCGCCGGCAGTGCTCGCTGGTCCCCGGGgtgggcaggagcagagccGCAGGGTGCTCACAGGGTTCTgtgggggagaaggggggggtAACTCAAGCTGTGGCTTTTCTAATCGCTGTGACAAAGGGCAGCGTGTGAGCGTGGGCTCTGACTGACCCTGCTGGGCGGGCAGCCCTGGTTAGAGGGAGACCGTGAGCTGCCTGTTTGTGTGGGGACACGGGTGTGTTTGGAAGCAGCTGTGGTTGGCGCTGAAACCCGCGCTGATCTCCTGGAGGCCCAGAGGCTGTTCAGGCTGCGAGCTCCTCTCCTTTCAGTGCACACTGGGACAAAGCCGCCATGCTGGCAGCGTTTGGGACAGGACTTGCGGGCGTTCAGCCCTCCTCTCCCACCATCCGATACCGGAGCGGCTTCCCACCGCTCCACACCGCCTTGAGGCTGAACGAGATGTGGGCGAGCGGCTTCATAGCTCTGCCTCCCCCGCTTCGCAGCGGCGATAATCACCGCGGTCCCACGTTCAGCCCGGACCCTTCCGGTAGCGCACAGCTGCGCCGGAAGTAGCGCGCTTCGACTTCCGGGCGGGACGCGAGAGGATGGAGACGATTCTGGAGCAGCAGCGGCGTTATCATGAGGAGCGGGAGCGGCTGATGGACGTCATGGTGAAGGAGATGCTCACCAAGAAGTCCACGGTGCGGCCGGGGAAGGGCGGGGGGTCCGGTGGGGTCGTGTGGGGGATGGGCCGGGCCCAGGCCCTCGCTGACGCCGTTCCTTTCCCCGTAGCTCCGCGATCAGATCAACTCCGACCACCGGACGCGGGCCATGCAGGACGTGAGTCGGGCGGGGTGGGCCGCTGCGGCCCCGGGGTCCGTACGGAGCGGCCCAGGAGGCTGCCGAGCTGCGGGGCCGGGCCCGGCTGAGGTTCGCGGTGGCAGCGCGGggtttgtgttgtgttttagAGGTACATGGAAGTGAGCGGCAACCTGAGGGACCTGTATGACGACAAGGACGGGTGAGTGTGCGGCCTGCCGGCTCGCGGATAGAGGACCTGGGGCTCCTCTGGGTCTGTTGTAAACACTGCACGACGCTGCAGTCGAGGCTGGGGGTCAGCCCTGAACCTGCTGGAGGAGGACCCAGACTTCACATTAAAAAGTGTTTGTGCGCAACGCAAACACTTCATTGTTTTCTTGGATTGAATCATTGAGGGAAACTTGAGTGTTTGTAACTGAGACTGCAGCATTTTCAGTCGAGATGTGACCCATATCTGCAAAGCATGGGCCTGACTGCCTGTGGAACATCACTGGGGCtttgtggggctgtgctgtcagTCTCACTGGTGTTTTGTGGGAGCAGAATTCAACGTTACACTTCCAAAAAGATTATATCAGCATAagcatgttttgtttgtttggttggttgcaATCTGTCTTCTTCTCATGCACCTGTAGCTTACGGAAGGAAGAGCTCAGCGCCATTTCAGGGCCAAATGAATTTGCAGAATTCTACAACAGACTGAAACAAATCAAAGAGTTTCACCGGAAGCATCCCAATGAGGTGAGTAATTCCCTGCTCTGTAAGAATGACTGTGGTGTGTCGGGCTTCACCTCTGCTGTATTGAAATGTCACTCAGGACAACAAAGCGTTCAAGAGTAGGCGGTGCTTTAAGGCTTTATATAAGGCTCTGTCTGTGTAGGATAAAATGCAGGATGCTCACCATGTCCTCCCCACACTCTATTAGTTTAAGAACATTCTGCTTCTGAGCTAGTATTCATTCTTGCTTGCATAACTGTCAGAGTCACTGGgttgtactttttttccttagtgcAGATGTGATCatgaagaaatgctttgaaCACCTGTTCAGTTACCAGTTTTACTGTTTGCAGTATGAATTACTCCTGGGCATTAGCTGAACTGATCACttttttctgtaacttctgtCTGTTCTTGAAGATTTGTGTTCCCATGTCCGTGGAGTTTGAGGAACTGTTGAAGGCCAGAGACAACCCAAGTGAAGAAGCTCAAAGTAAGTCTTTAGGgttgtatttgtttcttttttgggCCCAGTTGAAGTGAGAATACATTGCTTGCTGCGATTTAGTGACCTGTCTGATCTGGTTTGCATAGAGTCCCACCTCCCTTTTCCTGCATTAACCGTGACAAATGttcttatttcatttacattcttctgagctgcagaaaTATTCACAGTTAGATGATTCTTTTGAGGAATGTTCTGATACAACACAAGGAAGCTGGCAGGCATCTAGTCAACGAGGATCCATGTGCATTATAAACATGCTTAAGAAAGATAAATTGGCCTGCagttaattattttcagattctAAAGCGTGCATTTAATAAGCAGAGAATGTGAGGTTGGTGACAAAGCTCTCCATGCTCTTTCCTGCAGACCTGGTGGAGTTCACAGATGAAGAAGGGTACGGGCGCTACTTGGATCTGCACGACTGCTATCTGAAATACATTAATCTGAAATCATCAGAGGTGAGAGGTTGGGTTGCTGTGGGCACTCAGCTGTGTTGCACTTCAGTGCTGAAGGCTCTTGGTTTCATTGgttggttgttggtttgtttcaAATGGCATTTATGTGCAAATAGCTGTTTCACagtgcttgttttgctttgaaaagcaggTGGTAAACCCGAGCCCTATGCAGACCGTGCAGAATAAATGagctttgtgcttttcttctggtCTGGTAACTGGAAATGAGATGTTGATTTGGCTGCATGTGTATAAAGTCTGACTCAaactgtttgttgttttcttcttagaaaCTGGATTACATCACTTATCTGTCCACGTTTGACCAACTCTTTGACATCcccaaagagagaaaaaatgctgaatatAAGAGGTGAGCCTTTTGTCCTGCTTCATTTATGACAGTCGATGAGAAGGAATTTGCTTCTCAAGTGTCCAGGAACAGAGTTAGCAATCAAGCATAGCTGATATAAATTGAGCTGTAGTAACTCAGTCATAATGAGTCCTGAGAGGACATGAAGCACAACAAAATGTGGGGAGCCATTGGGCTTCTTATTCTGTGGAAGTACTTGAGTTTATTGCATTAAAAGCTACTCTTGATAACTTTGATACTGTTCTACCAGTACTCTGATATGGAATTATTGTCTGTGCTGATAATTACTCTGCCAGGTATCTTGAAATGCTTCTTGAGTACCTACAGGAGTACACAGATCGAGTGAAACCATTACTGGACCAGAATGAACTGTTTGGGAAAATTCAGACTGAGTTTGAGAAGAAGTGGGAGAACGGAACATTCCCTGGCTGGCCGGTGAGCAGCTGTGAATTCAgagctttgtttcatttgtgaTGGATTTCTTATGAATTGCTGGTGTTAAATCACTGCTGAGGTGAAGTCTGATAGCAAGATGTCACACAGGTGGAGTTTGAAGGCATTTGCAAGCAGCCTTTTTAAACGTTGGCTtgcttttaatcttttctgTCCGTTCATTGCGTGGTTCAGCGATGGGGTGTTTGTGTGTGAACtgaactgctgtgctgtgtgttgggTACCTGGATTGCATGAAGAGTTGCAGAGTGTCACACAGATGTCCCACATGTCTTCTCTTGGCAGAAAGAGACCAGCAGTGCCCTCACTCACGCTGGAGCCCACCTGGATCTCTCAGCGTTTTCCTCTTGGGAGGTAGGtattcagtgctgtgcttctaAATTGTGGGCAGATGGGAGCTGAACCGTTTGGTTTCTTGCCTTCATCTctcttcttcagcttttgtttttggcTCTGTGCTCTCTGGATGAAACTTTGGTTGTGCTGATGATTTAATTTCTCCCGCTAGAGGGCTGCAGCTTGAAAGCTCTGTTGAGATTTGGCACATgcctcatttttttcagtaaggaGTGGCACCCATTTGACAGTCATTTCTTTAGTGCTGCTCatattccttcttcctctttttttttttcataagacaCATccatattatttatatttttaatagctcttATCTTACTGTGATTTGCTGTGTTGAATAGGAATTGGCCTCCCTAGGACTGGACAGATTGAAATCAGCATTATTGGCACTGGGGCTGAAATGTGGCGGGTAAGATGTGCTCTTTTCCTAAATCCTTTTCAGTTTTTGAGGTCTTGCCACCTTGCATTCCTTTATGGGATATTTGTTTGGGTTCTCTACTGTACAAGAATTACTTTAATGATGTTCTACATGTTGAAAGCCAATCAGGGAATTCTGTGATGTACAGTTCTGAAAAGCGTGCCATACTGAAGTCTGTCATGTAGGAGAATTTGGTCTAAAAAACAAAGATCATAGAAAAGCTCTTCACCTTTAAAAGCTGGATTTATGATGGTGCTGCACGAATTCAGATAATATTctggaaatagaaaagaagtGATCTGAGTTCATCTCCTCCCTGTTTCTCCACAGGACTCTGGAAGAGCGTGCGCAGAGACTTTTTAGTACTAAAGGCAAGTCCCTGGAAGCACTGGATCCTTCCTTGTTTGCTAAGAATCCAAAGACAAAGGGAATCAAAAGGTGAGTTCTCAAAGGCCGTTTGATCCCATCACTGGGGGATAAACATCAGCACTGTATAGTTGTGTTAGATTCCCAGAGCGTTGGAATCCTTTTATGTTGGTCCTGAACCAAATGTGAGATATCAGAGCTGAGTAGTTTGCCTGCAGTTTAGTTCATGTCAgctgtttccttctcttgctgCACTGGAGTCAAAGGTGTCCTTAGGAGTTCACGTGTTTGGTGTTTGCAGTTCTGGAGTGGACTTAGTGAAATTTcccttctctgctttcagagacactgaaagaaataaagatctTGCATTCCTGGAAGCTCAGATATATGAATATGTAGAAGTTCTTGGGGTAAGAATTTTGTCTTTGAGCTTTTGGTTACAGACCTGTCCAGCAGTGACCAGAAGATCATTCTGTTTTTACCCAGCATCTCCATAGACTGTGTCCACaagaactgcttttctttccagaagttTACATGTTTTCTGTGGAGAAACTgcctgcctttctttctttcttactccTCCTTAATGCTTGCCTTAAATCCCTGCTTCAGTTTGGGTACGGTGGCAGCTGCCATTGACTTGCCATcttattttattgctgttgtgtGAACACAGTTCTGTTTCCTCACACTCCAGGAACAGAGACACCTCACTCATGAGAACGTGCAGCGTAAGCAGGCGCGGacaggggaggagagggaggaggaggaagaagagcagatCAGCGAGAGCGAGAGcgaagatgaagaaaatgaaatcatttatAATCCTAAAAATCTGCCCCTTGGTTGGGATGGCAAGGTAGCTGAGGCTGTTAGGTCTGGATTTAGCTCTGAACCAGTGGGAGATCCCACTTCACTCTTCTGTTTGAAGCTCCCTTGTCACTTGGCCTAATCTTTGTTTGTCTTCCCTTCTCAGCCAATCCCGTACTGGTTGTATAAATTGCATGGTTTAAACATCAACTACAACTGTGAGATCTGTGGTAACTACACCTACAGAGGGCCCAAAGCTTTTCAACGCCATTTTGCAGTAAGTGAGGTTTGGTCACAAGAAccatcagtgccacattcaGACAACCTTTATAGTAAGTGATGAGAAAATGACACGAGCATCTGAGTGgcatttcttccatttacaAAATGTGTGTCTGCACCGATGCTGCAAGGCCATGCTATTGAAAGTGGAAATTCCCCAGAGGGTGCAAAGATCTGTTCTGCCAATTTATATCCAGTCTCTTGTTTGAACACCGATATCCAGGCCTGATTGATGCAGGGCACTCAGTGTCTTGTtaccatcagaaaaaaaaacaatgtttggGAGATCTGTGTTTTGTTAGCATTTGTTTTACACTGCTTAGCTCATCATAGGCCTCCCAGCAGGCACTGTGGTGAGGTGCCATTCCCTCTCAGTGACTTTTGCCTCTCGTTCCAGGAGTGGCGTCACGCTCACGGGATGAGATGCCTGGGCATTCCCAACACTGCACATTTTGCCAATGTCACACAGATTGAGGATGCTGTCTCACGTAAGTCTAGATGGCATTTCTTTGCACAGGGACTGTGCTACAAGAACGCTGGTATTTGCTGGCTGGGGCCAGGAATGTATTACCCCACAACTGGTGACTAAGGGAGGAGTGTAAGAAGCACGATGCTGCTGGGATGACCCTTCATTGGAACATCTCTCACAGTTCTTAGAGGGAGAATGTCTTTGTTTCTTGCTGGATGCCTGCAGAAATAGATGTTTGCTAGGAATGCCAGCCAAGTGTCTGTTTGTTGCCAGCTTTTTtgtctgcagtgctttgtgtaTGGAATCTCAGCCAAGTGTAGCAGGCCACCATTTATTCAGAGTGTGACTGTGTGATCCCATGCAAGTGTTACTTCACTGATGCTCCTCACAGTCTCCATGGGGAAGCCagcaaaacattcagaaatggTGGAGCCTCCAGGGAGGTTTTGAAAGCCTGCAGTACTCAGTGAAAGGCACAGAAGTGACAGTGGTTGggatttactttattttattgaattttttttaaaagctgatgcATTTTAGTAGTTTCAAGCGCAGCGTTTGAAGTGAAATGGTGCTCATGTTGTGAATGCCTTTGTGTTTACAGTGTGGGCAAAGCTGAAACTACAGAAGGCTTCAGAGAGGTGGCAGCCTGATACAGAGGTAAGATGGTAGAGGCACTGGGGTGTTTCTAGTCCACTGTACTTGGGGGTCTTCATCTACCTTGCATGAAGTGGCTCTGGCTGGAGAGTTTCTAACACAAGCTGTATCACAGGCTGAGGTCTCCAGGACACTTCAGAGCCTTCTGTCATTATTCTCAGTCTAGATAAGATCTTGCTGAGCTTGCTGGTAGATGCCCTGCATGTCTTCATGTAGGGAGGCTCCTGGCAGAGTGGCTGTGCTCAGATGGAACTGGAGCTAAACTGTGAATGCTGTAGCACAACCTGAGTCAGGCTGCATGCAGGTGTCCCTAAACTGTTCATTCTATTCCAGGAGGAATATGAGGACTCCAGTGGGAATGTGGTGAACAAGAAGACCTACGAAGACTTGAAACGTCAGGGGCTGCTGTAACTTTTCCCAGGTGAAGGAtttcacatcagaaaaaaaaaagaagtgtcaCCAGCTCCAGTTCTTCAgcttattgattttttttctacttgcaTGAACATAGGATACTTTATAGAATCGCTTTCTAGTAAGCCCTCTGTGAGAAGCAGCCTTGTGatgttattttatattaaaaaccttaaaaataaatggattttaacTTAGGAAGTGCTGAAAATGCGTCTCCTTTTGTATGCTGGAAGGAGGAGATTTGATAATGGTGTCTTTCAGAAACTTTCTACACGGTTTGAATTGTTAGAAACAATTACTTGTCTCTTATTCCAGTGCTGATGGAAGTTTTTATGATGAGGACTGCCTTTAAAGCACACACGAGCATTGCATGCTGACAATCTTGTACTGTATAATAGTTTAATGTCTgtctgtgctcctttgcagaGCAGATATTTGACTTGCATTGCTGCTTTGGCTTCAAGTCTGGCTTCCTGTGAGGCTTTGGCTACTGGGATTTTTTTCAGGGAACCAATAAATGAGTTTTGTTTAGGATGGGCTGCCGTGTGGGTAGTTTGTGTTAGTTTGTCCAACGCTGGCGCTGACTTTGGCAGATGCTAGCATGGATCCTTCCTTTGCTTCTCTTGAACTGTGGTACTGCCACACGAATTAAAGTCAATGAGGAGAAAAGAGGCGTTGGGCAGAGGCCTTGTGCTTTGTGGCAGCCCTCACACTGCCTACAGTGGGCTTTCATTTCAGTATAGATGTTCTGGTGTGACACCTCTAGCCTCAAAAAtcccttcctctgttttttgCTGCACACAGACGTTTGCATCTCCAaatccagcagagctgcaggtaaCAAACCCTTCTCCCTGGGTGACGGTTTGTGCAGCTGCTGGTTGGCAGGCTGGGGCTCACTGGCACCAGggtgtgagctgtgctgcaggcactgcagctgctcagtgctcagAGGCTCTCCATCtcttgcagcagctgcaggcttcCTCTGGCACGCAAGGGCTTTCAGGGCACGGACACAGGGTGAGTCTGTGAGCAGATTCCTTTCCCTGCTTGGGGGGAGAAGCTTGTTTCAGGGTGAGCCTTTTCTGGTTTGACCTCAGCCTGTTGTGGAGGtgagcctggctgtgctggagctctACCCTCCTCTGTAAGAGCTCTCCTAACCTGCTCTGGGTGGgggggctgccctgctctgggagGTGACAAACTCCAGcctgtgttgttttctgtcACTCTGAAAGAGTGCCCTAGGAATGCTATCTGAGCTTAAATGCTAAGGCAGAAGGGGAGTATTCAGAAAACAGCCTTGGAACTTGTTTGGAGTTATCTCCGCTGTTTCCTATCTTGAATTGGCAAAGATTTTGCAAGGAAAACGTCTGCTTTCATTCAATGGAGAGTAGTGTATCTCAGGAAACACCTGAGGAGGTAGAACTTCCCCACCCACAGTGTGAGCAGTGCAGGGATCAGCGTTGGGAAGCAATGCAGACGACTGGATTCAGAATTCCATGCAACAGGGATGTGTGTGCCTCCATCCTGAGCTGGGCAGCTTCTTCATTTACAACAGCATCAGCAGTTTGCTGTGTGTGGTGCCAAGCTGGTGCCTCTCAGAGCTCTGTGTTACACGAGGGTGGAGGGTTACCACACCAACAGCAGCATGTGGCCTCCTGGGGGGCTCCTGTttggcagggctgggctgagccCATGGGGAGAAGTGCTTCCAGGGTTCCTCAGTCCTTGttcagccttctgctgctgcaaccCAGACTGGAAGGGCCTGGCTCTTGGTCCCTGATGCCAAACCAGAAGGATAACTTCTGGGTGATGAGCTGATTCTGATTGCATCTGTCTGCCAGGTCCCAGCTGAGGTTGCTGGTGGGGACGATGGCAGCTCACCGGCAGCTCCTCCCTGCTCAAGGTAATGTGTGCTCTGAGCAGAGTCCATCCCAGAGCTGGTACCCCACAGACCAACCAACCCACCAACACAGAGGCTGCCAGAGCTGAACTTGGCCTTTGATGGTCCCAGTTGTCTCTGCTCTGTTTCAGgcctgctgctctctgtctTGGCTCTGCACTTCTGCACCCAGGGCCCTCTGGCCATAGCAGGTGAGTGCACAGGAGAGGATCCTCTTGGGAATGGGGCAAAGGCAACTTGGTGTGATGGGACAATGTCCCTGTCCTCTCTTGGCTGTAAGCTATCAGACAGAGCTGTGCAAAAGAAACTTTTCTTGGGGTTTTGACCCCAGAAATGGCTGTAATCTCCTATACAGTGTGCCTtgaaggggaagggagaagctGCTGTAACATTTCCATAATCAGTGATTATCTCTGACCTGCTGGGCAGGCTCCTCACTGCTGGTTGCAAAcaaatctttgcttttgtttgggaTAGGGAACCACAACTTGTTAAGCACATGGATGCTATTTCCTTCACCAAGGGGgaactttgtgtttttcaggGCGCAAAGTGGTCAACATGTCCATAACAGCCACCAACCACGCCTCGGTGGCTGCCACCAAAGCTTCCGTGGCCACCAAGCAGACCTTGGTGGCTGCTGTCAACACCTCAGTGGTTGTCACCAACCAGGCATTGGTGGCCACCAAGCAGAGCTCATTGGCTACCACCAGTGCCTCAGTGGCCACCTCCAACCAGGCATTGGTGGCCACCAAGCAGACCTCGATGTCTGCCACCAGTTCCTCAATGGCTGCCTCCAACCACACCTCAGtgaccaccaccaccaccctggtGGCCATCGACCAGGCTTCAGTGGCTGCCAACGCCTCTGTGAACCTTACAGAACAAACCCTGGtaaggagaggggagggggacgCTGGCCATGCAGAAGCTCTGCTGCGCTGTGACCCCTGGCACGTCCTCCCCCCAGTTCAGCTGTCAGAGCTTCCAGTGCTTCGGGGAGAGGTGCTACCAGGATGAAGCCCACAGGAACACGACGGCCACCTGCCACAATGAGACCTTGTGTGAGGTACGGAGCTtacagtggctgtgagcacaacACCTGATTTTCCTTTGCCTCTCTCACAGTCTGTCCAttatttttgttcctctgtAATTGCCTCTTTTCACACTTctagtgtttgtttgttttttccctttggctCTGCTGTTGCAGCTTTATCGTTTCTCCAGCACGAACTACACTGCCAggtgcagcagtgtgtgcagggCAGAGCCATGCAGGACCAATGGCAGCATGGCCCTACAGCAGTGCACCCTGGAGTGCTGCAACACCTcactctgcctgcagctcaatGCGAGCTCCTATGGTAACTGCTCCGTGGTTTATCCCACTGCATGCGAGAGAAATGGGTGTGCAGACCCATCGTGTTGGGCtggctgcatggctgcagtTCCTCTGCCCCAAGGAGGCCACACGTGGGCTGTGTCCTCAGGGCTCCTCTGTGCCCACAGGTGATCTGCCCCCCACCACCGTGCCACCCAcgaccaccatcaccaccaccacgaCCCCGCGGCCCCCCCCACGAAACGTAGGTACCCGATGTGATCTCTGTGCAAAAGCCACCTCGAAAGGGGAGCAAATCCTTAATGAGCTTTGCAAGGATGGAGATGTAAGGGTGCTAAGCACAGCATCTGCATTGCTCCAAGCAGCCCGAGCTGGCTGTGGCACAGAGTCTCTTTGAGCCACAGAAGGGGTGGGGTGATGCTGGGGCACCCAAGTGATGGGCTGGAAAGAGCTTTATCTCTGCCCAGCCTCactgagaggaaggaaaaggaggttTGAAACTTGTGGTGGCATTGCAGTGAGGTTTCCTGCAGTGGCAGATGGGAGCTGTCTCTTATCTCTGAGTGTGAAATGCCGGAGACAGATGATGGCAAATGCTGAGATGCAGTGGAGGTTTGGGAGGGCACTGTGGAAGGAAGGGCTGCCCAAGGTCCAGATctggccctgggcaacctgctgccTGCACCACACTTGCACAGGTCTCCTCTGGTCTTGTCTTGCAGGGGAAAATCTGCGCAGCGTTCTCCTGCCATGGGGATGGATGCTTCAAAGGCAAGAAGAGCACGACTAGATGCTTTGTTGGGCATGATTTCTGCGAGGTATGGCTGGGACAGGACAGGGGGGATGTGCTGCAGTCTGTGTGCATCCCCTCAATGCAAATGCCAGAGGCTGAGCAGGACCAGCAGATGAATCTCTCTCCTCCTTCCAGATGAAGAAGACGGGCTTCAATTACGTGGCAGGATGCAGCAAAGCCTGCAAGGCTGCCAAGCCTGTCTGTGCCCAGGGGGTGAAGGCTGCCTGCTTCCAGGAGTGCTGCCCCGCCACCATGAATGGCAGCTGCCTGAAGCTGGATGGCAAAGTTCATGTGAACGGTGCTGGGCAGGTGGCTGTGtccccactgctgcagctcctggtgtggggggcagccctCCTCCTGAGCTGCAAGGCCTCCACTCCCCTACATGGGTAAACAGCAGACCTGCAGCCTTTCCCCTCCTTGATTTCAGCTGAGGTCACTATCAAACACCCTCTGTTGCATCCCCATGCTTGTAGATCCCTGGAGTTTGTAGATGGTGACTTCTCCCCCCATGCAGGTGATCCCCATTACACGTCATCTCCaggagctgtgagctgcagcattGCACCTCTGTACTGCAGGGATGGTGGATGCTGGAAGGAGAGACCTCAGGTATAGGAGTGAGAGGGTGCTGAGCCAGCTTGGAACCCAGGAACCTCTGCCTTGACCCAAGGCACAGCTTACACAATGTAGTTACAACCTGTTCGCAGCTGTCTGAACACCCACTTAGTTTCTAAATAATACCTCCTGTCCCAGTAGGCTGTGCTGTTTTGTCTCCAGATCTTGGGAAGGGAAATGGGGCTGAGAAGCGTTGTGTTAGACCTCCTGTTTCATATCTGTGATTCTCTATGGGTAAAAGTAGGGCAGAGACATGAATGTGAGTCTGTAACAGGAGCTGgtccctgtgctcccagcctGTTCCTGCATCACAGGCAGCTGGTAACGGCTCTGTGGTGCCACTGCATAAACACATTCTGTCCTCTTCCTgttctctttaaagaaaataataaaataataacaataataaagaaGCATCAGTCCCTTGGCTCGATGTCAGGCTGCTttgggcacagctcagctcgATGGATGCGATGGGAAGGGAATCCCAGCCatagggctgtgctgggacagcagcaggaaggatggCTTTGCTGGGAGCTCCACGCAGTGGatgtggggctgagggcaggCAGTGTGCAGCCATCACCAGCCCCTCCAcgctgcagtgatgctgcaccAAAGCCATGCCACAGCCTGGGCTGTGTTGTCACATCAATGTATCAGCAGAAAGTGACAACAGGACGGAGCTCTTGGATATTCCTGTTTCAGAACCGACTCGCAGAACCACGTTTCTTGCAGGAGCGCTCTGGAGTTTGTAGCTGATATTTCTCACTGttctcctttcatttcctctttgcaGTCTTTTATCTGCTCAGCACCATTGCCGATAAGGGAGCAGAAAGCACGGGCTGCTGCTTTTTCCGTATCTGCCCGACTTTTGCTGTTACTTACAGCGGAAAGAGCTGACTCACAGAGCTCCCCTGTTGGGCACGTCAGCGCCTGCTGACATTTCCCAGCACCTGCTTTCACCCTTTGCACCAGTTCTTTGCATAATTAAAGCTCGGAAGTCAGCTGGGTCACGACATTTAACAAAACATTCCAGGTGCTACCGCAAACAAGAGCCCTTCCTGATGGCAGTAGGAAGTTAGCGGCTCTGCATTGCCGCAGGCCCGGCTCTGTACACGCAGTACCCTCAGCCTGAGGACGCTCCGTGCCCCCCCCTCGCCCGTACTCCGCTTCTGCTCAGCCTTTCTCGCCGCTCTCCCGGCTCTCCGCCCCATTAACCAAGCAGCATCCCGTTTAAAAATCCTTCCCGGTCCCATCCAGCGGAGAGGGAAATGATGCTCGGTCGCTTCCTGGCGCTTTGCGAGCCTCTGTCCGGGCGGAGGGCGGCGGTTCCGGCCGCGGTGAGGAGCGCCAGCAGCGGCTGCCGAAGCCCGGAGATCCTCGCGGGGCCGCACCGGCGCAGCTCCGTCCCTGTGGCCGGAGCCGAAGGGTTAAAGGAGCCCTGGGGCAGGCCGGGAGCGCGGGGCGGGGAGAGGGGCGacggggcggcggcggctcccggCAACGGCGACACCGAGCGCGGCCGCATCGCGGACCCGACCCCCATCCCCGTCCCGACCCCCATCCCGGTCCCCCCGAGCTCCACGCTGACCGCCGGCCCGGAGGATGGACCAGTCGGTGGCCATCCAGGAGACGCTTCTCGATGGGGCGACGTGTCGAATCATATCCTTTGCCCCGTGCGCGTCCTGTGAAGGGCTGGCGAGTTcgctctttttctcttccctttctgacCCCTCGACTCCCATCTCGGTTTGCCGTTCCTTGACCCACGCCGCACGCCGTGCAAGGAGCCGTGGCTGCGGGGCAGAGCGTG
Encoded proteins:
- the SF3A3 gene encoding splicing factor 3A subunit 3; protein product: METILEQQRRYHEERERLMDVMVKEMLTKKSTLRDQINSDHRTRAMQDRYMEVSGNLRDLYDDKDGLRKEELSAISGPNEFAEFYNRLKQIKEFHRKHPNEICVPMSVEFEELLKARDNPSEEAQNLVEFTDEEGYGRYLDLHDCYLKYINLKSSEKLDYITYLSTFDQLFDIPKERKNAEYKRYLEMLLEYLQEYTDRVKPLLDQNELFGKIQTEFEKKWENGTFPGWPKETSSALTHAGAHLDLSAFSSWEELASLGLDRLKSALLALGLKCGGTLEERAQRLFSTKGKSLEALDPSLFAKNPKTKGIKRDTERNKDLAFLEAQIYEYVEVLGEQRHLTHENVQRKQARTGEEREEEEEEQISESESEDEENEIIYNPKNLPLGWDGKPIPYWLYKLHGLNINYNCEICGNYTYRGPKAFQRHFAEWRHAHGMRCLGIPNTAHFANVTQIEDAVSLWAKLKLQKASERWQPDTEEEYEDSSGNVVNKKTYEDLKRQGLL